CTGGTGGCTACCGTGTCCGTGTCGGCGATGGTGTCGGTGCCCAGCTGCTGTGCCGGGTCTTGGACGTGCTGGAGCGGCGATGATCCCGGTTCCGACGGGCGTCCGGGTCTGGCTGGCGGTCGGGCGGACGGACATGCGGCGCGGCATGAACGGCTTGGCGCTGCAGGTGCAGGAGGCGCTCGGCCGCGATCCCCACGCCGGTGACCTGTTCGTTTTCCGGGGTGCTCGGGGGGATCTGATCAAGGTCCTTTGGCACGACGGCCTGGGCATGTCGCTGTACGCCAAG
This is a stretch of genomic DNA from Magnetospirillum gryphiswaldense MSR-1 v2. It encodes these proteins:
- the tnpB gene encoding IS66 family insertion sequence element accessory protein TnpB (TnpB, as the term is used for proteins encoded by IS66 family insertion elements, is considered an accessory protein, since TnpC, encoded by a neighboring gene, is a DDE family transposase.), giving the protein MIPVPTGVRVWLAVGRTDMRRGMNGLALQVQEALGRDPHAGDLFVFRGARGDLIKVLWHDGLGMSLYAKRLEKGRFIWPSPADGVVAISSAQLAYMLDGIDWRNPRHTFRPRSAG